A single window of Actinoallomurus bryophytorum DNA harbors:
- a CDS encoding SgcJ/EcaC family oxidoreductase codes for MNSRPPFPPFSSETAAQKVQAAEDAWNTRDPAKVALAYTEDSVWRNRGTFLEGRDAIVAFLTAKWERELDYALRKELWAFEANRIAVRFQYECHDAEGRWWRSYGNELWEFDQHGLMRRREASINDVPIEEGDRRVFGTRPQEEHGVPFPIR; via the coding sequence ATGAACAGTCGTCCTCCGTTCCCGCCCTTCTCCTCGGAGACCGCGGCACAGAAGGTCCAGGCGGCCGAGGACGCCTGGAACACCCGCGATCCCGCCAAGGTGGCGCTCGCCTACACCGAGGACTCGGTCTGGCGTAACCGCGGCACGTTCCTCGAAGGCCGGGACGCCATCGTCGCCTTCCTCACCGCCAAGTGGGAGCGTGAGCTCGACTACGCCCTGCGCAAGGAGTTGTGGGCGTTCGAGGCGAACCGGATCGCGGTGCGCTTCCAGTACGAGTGTCACGACGCCGAGGGCCGGTGGTGGCGCAGCTACGGCAACGAGCTGTGGGAGTTCGACCAGCACGGGCTCATGCGCCGCCGCGAGGCGAGCATCAACGACGTGCCGATCGAAGAAGGGGACCGGCGCGTCTTCGGCACGCGTCCACAGGAGGAGCACGGGGTCCCGTTCCCGATCCGGTAA
- a CDS encoding GNAT family N-acetyltransferase — protein MDSAAVLAAFDDQVRRRPEPDPPDGQVEDDGHVVRMIGPVNTVVWSDLDGTDVDAVIAEQVRRFAGRPWEWKYYSYDRPVELPERLLAAGLAPQPDEALLVADIADLEMDVKPPPGVELRAVEDERGVETFVKVHEEVFGGDYSDLGAILLATLTRRPDRAAAVIAWADGTPVSAARVEFHPGTDFAGLWGGGTVPAWRGRGVFRSLVAYRAALARAAGHRYLQVDALPASRPILLRLGFTELATTTPFTA, from the coding sequence ATGGATTCAGCAGCGGTGCTCGCCGCCTTCGACGATCAGGTACGGCGGCGTCCGGAGCCCGACCCGCCGGACGGGCAGGTCGAGGACGACGGTCACGTCGTACGCATGATCGGCCCGGTGAACACCGTCGTCTGGTCCGATCTGGACGGAACCGACGTGGACGCGGTCATCGCCGAACAGGTCCGGCGGTTCGCGGGACGGCCGTGGGAGTGGAAGTACTACTCCTACGACCGTCCCGTCGAGCTCCCGGAACGCCTGCTCGCCGCGGGACTGGCGCCCCAGCCGGACGAGGCGCTGCTCGTCGCCGACATCGCGGACCTCGAGATGGACGTGAAACCGCCTCCAGGCGTCGAGCTGCGGGCCGTCGAGGACGAGCGCGGCGTGGAGACCTTCGTGAAGGTGCACGAGGAGGTCTTCGGCGGGGACTACTCCGACCTGGGCGCGATCCTGCTGGCGACTCTCACGCGACGGCCGGACCGGGCCGCGGCCGTGATCGCCTGGGCCGACGGGACACCGGTCTCCGCCGCCCGCGTCGAGTTCCACCCCGGCACCGACTTCGCCGGCCTCTGGGGCGGCGGCACGGTCCCCGCCTGGCGAGGCCGTGGCGTGTTCCGCTCACTGGTCGCCTACCGGGCCGCGCTGGCCAGGGCCGCCGGCCACCGCTACCTCCAGGTCGACGCCCTCCCCGCCAGCCGCCCGATCCTGCTGCGCCTCGGCTTCACGGAGCTGGCCACCACGACGCCGTTCACGGCCTGA